From Anopheles arabiensis isolate DONGOLA chromosome 3, AaraD3, whole genome shotgun sequence, a single genomic window includes:
- the LOC120901019 gene encoding general odorant-binding protein 45-like translates to MCSNRSAFGLLLLAWLASVTVLGVEAYTTPPPTTANCTTISTFDAALQECVIQLGIAPERLDQEYNLLLYPADRDTMCLVRCIGVLLRFWNDTTGLREATVRQYYKPAPEDQDYQNRTRSCLAALEPSVTDVCERAHRSFLCYHQHYGYLRKTDRYVPKTPLEMKQIQQDCVDVYGLDPARLNHYQDGQFPDDPETQCFVRCVGLRAGLYTDRDGPNIDRMYIQCESCADETLFRAKAGECIAAQRRHKLSKCTAAYRTLYHCFRDDQLDLYASLTTAAATAAAMTTTTTTKKSTPPNAIPALSVRKPSDRAKLSPDAWQLEIILEGLYNQKY, encoded by the coding sequence ATGTGCTCCAATCGTTCCGCTTTCGGGCTATTACTGTTGGCGTGGCTAGCAAGTGTGACGGTACTTGGCGTCGAAGCGTACACAACACCTCCACCGACTACTGCCAACTGTACCACCATCAGTACCTTTGATGCTGCCCTCCAGGAATGTGTCATCCAGCTCGGAATTGCACCGGAACGACTCGACCAGGAGTACAACCTACTGCTCTACCCTGCCGATCGGGACACCATGTGCTTGGTACGATGTATCGGTGTGCTGCTTCGCTTCTGGAACGATACGACCGGACTGCGCGAGGCAACGGTCCGTCAGTACTACAAACCAGCACCGGAAGACCAAGACTACCAGAACCGTACCCGCAGCTGTCTCGCGGCACTGGAACCTAGCGTAACGGACGTTTGCGAACGAGCGCATCGATCGTTCCTTTGCTATCATCAGCACTACGGATACCTTCGCAAGACTGATCGCTACGTACCCAAAACACCGCTCGAGATGAAACAGATCCAGCAGGACTGTGTGGATGTTTATGGGTTAGACCCGGCCCGGTTGAACCACTACCAGGACGGTCAATTTCCCGACGATCCTGAAACGCAATGCTTCGTGCGATGCGTTGGACTTCGGGCTGGACTGTACACCGACCGGGACGGACCGAACATTGACCGGATGTACATACAGTGTGAATCGTGCGCCGATGAGACGTTGTTTCGTGCAAAGGCTGGCGAGTGTATCGCGGCACAGAGGCGGCACAAGCTGAGCAAGTGTACGGCCGCCTACCGGACGCTGTACCATTGCTTCCGGGACGATCAGCTCGATCTGTACGCAAGCTTAACGACGGCGGCTGCGACGGCGGCAGCGATGACTACCACGACGACCACCAAGAAAAGCACACCACCGAACGCTATTCCGGCGCTTTCGGTTAGGAAACCGAGCGATAGGGCGAAATTGTCGCCCGATGCCTGGCAGCTGGAGATCATCCTGGAGGGTCTTTACAATCAGAAGTACTGA